One region of Primulina tabacum isolate GXHZ01 chromosome 17, ASM2559414v2, whole genome shotgun sequence genomic DNA includes:
- the LOC142531002 gene encoding MADS-box protein AGL24-like isoform X2, which produces MVRQKIEIKRIDNLTARQVTFSKRRRGLFKKAQELSTLCDAELGLIVFSATGKLFSFSSSSMTQLIQRHKLLTDKSNKLSQWPTQEDQPETKGNEVLKKELMERTIELQRLKGEELQGLGLDDLIRLEKLVEGGLSRVGKTKNDMLFQEISLLRMREMELEEENAMLKLQMHDLEGKRTAPKQGNSAESSIVSR; this is translated from the exons ATGGTGAGACAGAAGATTGAGATAAAGAGAATTGACAACTTGACAGCGAGACAGGTTACGTTTTCGAAGAGGAGAAGAGGGCTTTTCAAGAAGGCTCAGGAGCTCTCCACTCTTTGTGATGCTGAGCTTGGCCTCATTGTTTTTTCAGCTACTGGGAAACTCTTTTCTTTCTCCAGCTCCAG CATGACACAACTCATTCAAAGGCATAAGCTGCTGACAGACAAGTCCAACAAATTAAGCCAATGGCCGACTCAAGAAGATCAG CCTGAAACTAAAGGCAACGAAGTGCTGAAGAAGGAGCTTATGGAGAGGACTATTGAATTACA gcGACTCAAGGGAGAAGAGCTTCAAGGACTTGGGCTGGACGACTTGATCAGACTAGAAAAATTGGTCGAGGGAGGATTAAGCCGTGTCGGAAAAACAAAG AATGACATGCTTTTCCAAGAGATAAGTCTGCTGAGGATGAGG GAAATGGAACTAGAGGAAGAGAATGCAATGTTAAAACTACAG ATGCATGATTTGGAAGGCAAAAGAACTGCACCAAAACAAGGAAATTCTGCGGAATCATCCATTGTCAGTCGATGA
- the LOC142531590 gene encoding uncharacterized protein LOC142531590 gives MCERRAENLMRPSQHIDKVMHVQSKEEKEKNRLRLSTSIVAVRWLALQGCAFRGNDESLSSSNRGNFLELVKAFAKMNIEIDEVVLENAPKNAQYIAPEIQKEILHIMTNRVRQMVREEVGDKYFCILVDEARDISKREQMAIILRFVNTHGILTEGFFAIKSVSDTTSMNLKNEISNVLVHHDLHVKKIRGQGYDGASNMRGAWNGLQTLFLKDCPYAYYVHCFTHRLQLTLVSAAKDVSVIWEFFSHLDNIVNIVTSSTKRIAELHTAQRNEIEYMLCNA, from the coding sequence ATGTGTGAgagaagggctgaaaatttgatgAGGCCCTCACAACATATTGATAAAGTGATGCATGTACAATCTAAagaggaaaaagagaaaaatcgtCTGCGTTTGAGCACCTCAATTGTAGCTGTTCGTTGGCTAGCACTTCAAGGTTGTGCTTTTAGAGGTAACGATGAATCTCTATCTTCATCTAATCgtggaaattttcttgaattggtGAAGGCTTTTGCAAAAATGAATATAGAAATTGATGAAGTTGTGCTTGAGAATGCTCCAAAAAATGCCCAATATATCGCTCCAGAAATTCAGAAAGAGATTTTACATATTATGACCAATAGAGTACGACAGATGGTTcgtgaagaagttggagataaATACTTCTGTATTCTTGTTGATGAAGCCCGAGATATATCTAAACGAGAGCAAATGGCCATTATATTGAGGTTTGTGAACACTCatgggattttgacagaaggATTTTTTGCCATCAAAAGTGTTAGTGACACTACCtcaatgaatttgaaaaatGAGATATCAAATGTTCTTGTTCATCATGATCTCCATGTTAAGAAAATCAGAGGCCAAGGATATGATGGTGCTAGCAATATGCGTGGAGCGTGGAATGGACTTCAAAcattatttctcaaagattgtcCCTATGCATACTATGTCCACTGTTTTACACATCGTTTACAACTGACATTGGTTTCTGCAGCTAAGGATGTTAGTGTTATTTGGGAATTCTTTTCTCATTTGGACAATATTGTTAATATTGTCACTTCTTCTACTAAGCGCATTGCTGAATTACATACTGCACAAAGAAATGAAATTGAGTATATGTtgtgtaatgcctga
- the LOC142531002 gene encoding MADS-box protein AGL24-like isoform X1, with protein MVRQKIEIKRIDNLTARQVTFSKRRRGLFKKAQELSTLCDAELGLIVFSATGKLFSFSSSSMTQLIQRHKLLTDKSNKLSQWPTQEDQPETKGNEVLKKELMERTIELQRLKGEELQGLGLDDLIRLEKLVEGGLSRVGKTKNDMLFQEISLLRMREMELEEENAMLKLQAEMHDLEGKRTAPKQGNSAESSIVSR; from the exons ATGGTGAGACAGAAGATTGAGATAAAGAGAATTGACAACTTGACAGCGAGACAGGTTACGTTTTCGAAGAGGAGAAGAGGGCTTTTCAAGAAGGCTCAGGAGCTCTCCACTCTTTGTGATGCTGAGCTTGGCCTCATTGTTTTTTCAGCTACTGGGAAACTCTTTTCTTTCTCCAGCTCCAG CATGACACAACTCATTCAAAGGCATAAGCTGCTGACAGACAAGTCCAACAAATTAAGCCAATGGCCGACTCAAGAAGATCAG CCTGAAACTAAAGGCAACGAAGTGCTGAAGAAGGAGCTTATGGAGAGGACTATTGAATTACA gcGACTCAAGGGAGAAGAGCTTCAAGGACTTGGGCTGGACGACTTGATCAGACTAGAAAAATTGGTCGAGGGAGGATTAAGCCGTGTCGGAAAAACAAAG AATGACATGCTTTTCCAAGAGATAAGTCTGCTGAGGATGAGG GAAATGGAACTAGAGGAAGAGAATGCAATGTTAAAACTACAGGCAGAG ATGCATGATTTGGAAGGCAAAAGAACTGCACCAAAACAAGGAAATTCTGCGGAATCATCCATTGTCAGTCGATGA